The sequence below is a genomic window from Lolium perenne isolate Kyuss_39 chromosome 4, Kyuss_2.0, whole genome shotgun sequence.
ACATCTTACATCTCAATTTTTGCTAGGCGATGGTTGATCAAGGCGCCCGTGCTGCGTCTCGCCGTGACCACTTCTACTGCTATGGTACTGGTCGAGCTCAACAGTTATATATTTTTGTTCCAAATATTTGTCACCAGCTATATAGCCAAGAATTGTTTTTGTTCGGTTAACCGCCTGACAGACATAGACCAGAGCAAGCCAAGACAATTTCAACCAGGATATTGAATATGTCAAGCAACAGGTATATATGAAACCTAGTACACTGGATTATATATGGTGGTTTAGGATAATCGCATTTTCGACCTTTTAGCTAGCGCTTGCTACAAACTGAACGAGTGAACGGACAAATGCTAAGGATCTGTCAGCCATGGTATAGCCTCCATTGTCCATGAACTCCAACACAGTGGAGAAAGACTCTGAGAAGCTGTACTAAACAGCCAGAGTTCGAGACTCATCACCTCCTTTATCAAATACAATGGTGGTTCCTCCCACCGTTGGTTTCACCATGAACTCCAACACACAGAGATGGTTTCACCACTGTCGTGCCCTGGTTTCTGCCGCAGCGGGGCGGCGTGGATTGGATATGATTATTTTTGGATAACTCAGTGTGAAATTTTCAAGCTGTTCCGAATGACAAGATGGGTATTCTTTCTTGTTGCTTCTGCTTGCGCCGCCTTCAATGTGCAGCCTGTGTACTACTTACTTTAAAGAGATGCATCTACTCCCTCTATTTGCAATTACCTtgcgggtttagggtttatgaaatTTAAACTTTGTAAAGTTTAACCATGTATATATCAACATCGACAACATTAAATGGATATAGTATGAAAAATTATTTTATAATTAttctgataatattaattgtatatGTACTAGCAGTGATTCTCTTAAAAAGGAATGAAAATGGTGGAAATTGCGCATATGTAGAAGTATCACTACCGTACATGTCGTAGCCGCCGATGGAAATATTGGTGAAGTCAAGCTATTGCTTGAGTATTGTCCTTACTACAAATGATCATACAACAGATTTAATCTAAATTTAGATTGTTCAACTTTATAAAAAACTACTAAGCCTTGTTTTAAGGAATGGAGGAGTTTAATGGATTTTCATCATCCACAATTACACTGACCTTTTTACACATTTTAGATTATGCCAAGAAAAATGTGTTAGTCATCGATAGCGAAGCTACATGTGACTCGACAACTATATGTTAGTTTAACTCCATTTGTATCATAGCTTCTCCAAGGAGTAATGCCTAACTGGCATGGGGGCTCACATTGCTCCAAATCTAGGGCACTTCGACCTATTGAGGGCCATCTCCACGATGATGTTCTGGTAGTGTACCAGGAAAAAACGAGAGAGGAGAGACACCTTTTCACTGTGCGTCTGCAACCGAGGATGTTTAGATAATTGATCACCTAATATAGATGGCTGGAGATGATGGTGCTAtgaaacttatgaacgaacaaaACTGTAATGGGGGGGAATATTTTCACGAGGCGGTGGTGAGGGGAAACACAAAATATGCCAAGAGATTTATCATGAACGACGTGCCAATGTAACAATAAACGATTGGGggcggggtgggggggggggggtatgctCTCTACTTGGCTACAACTCTTCACATATTTGACATATGTTCAAATATTCACTGAAGGAGGACAAGGTGGTAGATAGTCAAACATTGGGCATGAAAAGAAGACAATTCTGCATGCCACATTTCTCGATGTTAGAGTTGTTTTCGGTTTCACTACAACATGACATGCGGGCCACAATGGCTTCAAACGCCAAGGCCCATCCATAATTGCAACGCTCGCGCTAGCCTGGCAAAAAAAGGCGCTAGGAATAACTACGTCAGGAAAACTACAGAGCCAACACCTACATACTTTTGGTGATATGTGTACCACTGTATTCGACGACTTatcctgccgcaggcactaccacatcgATGACACCGGCAAAGATAGCGGCGGCCAGCTATATGgtattctttctttgcagcgaagatGGCAAATGCCAGTTGAAGGCACTAGTGTAGGTTTTTTGGTGTTCTTCCATCGCAACGAAGAAGATGCATGCAGACACCCAAAACTctagtttaggtgactgggtgttcTTTCTTCGCTACGAAGAAGCCGAGAGCCATCACAACTCACTAGTTAGGTTTCCTTATTTTGCAATTTTCCAAATTATGTACCAAAATGTATGTAAATATATATATCTTGCAACAAAAAGCAATGAGAAAAAGTTGCAACCAAAATGCATAGGGCCGTTGGGCATGTCCCTGACGCCACCATTTCGGTATCTAAggtccgacgcaaacggacgagcgCAGTCACTTTTCGCGTCCGTTTTGCGTTGGgccgttggagatgctctaagttgcCTCCTCAGAACGGTGAGCTCCAAGAACTAAAGCATCTTTTAGTTAGTTCAGGCCGTTAACACGGCCACCACTTTTGTTTTCGAAAAAATTGAGTAGGTCTTTACTTGAAGAACCACTTTGCATCCACGGTGAGTAGGTTTTTATGTTGCAATTGTGTTTGATTGGTACAGGAAGAACCACTAGCAGTGGCCAATTTGAAGACACACTTTTCTTTGGAACATCGTTGAAAGCCTGACCAAAGTTTGTATGATCCCTGATTGAAATGTTTGTGAAAGCTACTGTCTGTCTCCTAGCCAGCTAGCTAACTAACTATCCGACATCTGTTTGCTATACGGCAATACTGAGAGTCTGGGAAGAAAAAAGAGAGAAGTGCAAAAGGAAGCTAGCTGGCGAGCATGCTAGGTGCTCTGTTTCAGGATAACTAGAGTACATGAGCAGAGGCAGTCAGTCAAAACTAAACAGATAGACAATTAGACATCCCACAAAAGTAGAGAGTTTCGCACAGTCTCAAGTGCTGACGATCTATATACAGAGATGGGCAGACTGATCTTGTTGCAACTACATTCATTACAAAGCAGTAGAAGATACGAGCACCGAGcacaaaccaccttccataaaaatATGAGCGCAACAGAACACGCTGAACTACACACAGAGAGGCAGCACCCATGTCTTCTGATCACCAGAACAGAACACCAGATGTTGAAAAAGCCCGCTAATACACCCGCCAGGCTAGGCCGGGCAACAACGTGGGATAGGTGGAGCAGAGATAGAGATGTACGGAGACATTAGGTAGACAAATTAGGCTCGGTGGTTTCATGCGCCTAATATGCCTCTGAGTTTATAGCTAGCACACAAAAATGAGCTTGCTACACATTCATATACGGAGAGAAATACTCTCTCTGTAATTTTATTTCATCCGAAACCTAAGGAATAGTGTCTTGCATAACCACATCTTATCCATTCATCATCCTTGGTTACTCGTGGTACACAATCTTATTAGTATTACTTTTTGCATCACGCATACTACAGTAGCTGAAACATGTTTTTGTTTCAACACTCTTTCTTACAGATACATTGAAGTACAACAGGTCTGGCCAGTGCCATATGACACCTTCCATCAGTAAAGCCCTCCTTGTGGCAGGCCTCAACACATGGATCATGCCCACAATAAAAATTGGTGTAGGTCTTGCGGGCCTCTTCGCAAGTCCCGGCTTCAGAGCCTACAAACAAATCACACAATATGCATGGTGCATGAAAACATATCAGATCCTACAATGTTCTACAAAGAAACAGGATAGAAACATGTGACACCTCAATTAGCAAATGTGTAAATGTTGCGTTGAGGAAGTGCCTTGCTCTTAAATTGATTTCTTTTAGAAAAATTTGCCTGAAACCAAGAGGAGTAAGAAACCATGCCTTGAGGACCTTGGAACCTTGAGGACCCCCATGTCTCCGGGAATAAAGTAAGAAACCACAGAACTGATGGAAATCCAAATAGTATACTCCTCTTATAGGCATGGATGAACATGCCTAAAGAAAATTCATTGTCAAAGATACGATTGTGTTATTATGTCTGGAAGATATGTCTGTATCTGCACGATGCAAACCTTTGATGGACATAACTTATTTCCATGGAAGGTATTGTCTAGACATTTAACCAAAACATAAAGTTGTTCTCCATTTTTCTATGGATTTTCTAACATGCTCGAAAGCTGTTCATATTATCTTATTGAATTGGTAGTACTGTGAGGCAAGGAGACATCTTTGTTTGTAGGCGATTATTTGATTAAGACGTGTGTGCTACTGCGACCTGTTCTACTGACATGGTGGTACTGATCGGTTTCAACAGTTAATTCTGCTCTGAAAATTAGTTTGCCGCCGTAGTTCTTGTGTCCATTATATTATGTCTACAGACGACAGGCCATGGCTGGGTGCCTTTTCCTGTTATTATTTGGCTGATAGAGAGGTGGGGGAAGAGTATATAGCAGGTGACATTTCCAACCAGGATCTTGAACCTGTCAACAAACAGTTATTCAATTAGATCAGTGAGCAGAGGTATTCTAAGGATAAAAACTGACGGCTCTTTGGTAGTACACGGGAGTATGCTttcaccaaaaaaaaaaaaagtacacGGGAGTATGGTTACTAGTAGTATATAAAACTTGACTTACTCAAAACAAGAAACCTAGTTACTAGTCATAACAAAACCGAGCGTGCAAACTATCAGACTGGAAAATATTGTGACTTTGTCTTCGTGGCTATGATATGATTTTCCCTTCTGGTGCGCGCAGAATAGCACATTGCCACAACAGAGCAAGATCGCTCTGGAAAATAATTAACATGTCCCACTAGTACTTTTTTTTCTTACCGTGCTACAGAAGTTGACACAGATCTCAACTTTATTACCAATTATTAACTGCGCACCAACGTGCAGACCAATAAATGTTCGTAATCAACAATTACATTGTTCAATGTTGCTGTATATAGGGACATTCAGTAGTATTCAAGCATGTACTAGCGGACCTTAAAAATCATGAACTAAACCTACTCCGGACTATCTCATACAACACTCGAAGGTAACTCTTGGACGAATCGTCTTCGGGTAGCTGCAGGAGCTTCGCAACGCGTGCATACGAGAACTGGTTCTTCGGAAAAGAGTCTTGTGTTACATCTGTCTCAGGCTCCTTGTGGAGCTTTGGTGTTGAGAGCGCCCACTGTATCGACCATATGGCAAGCGGGCGCATGTAGCACAAGGACCGGTACCCATCATCATTGTTCCACGATTCAGGAGTTTGGAACGCGTATCTGCAAAACAAAGTTGTCATTGCTTTTTTTTTTGCACAATAAAATTGATTCCGGAAGTTAAATAAAGTAAATGTGTTATCCACTGTAGGAGATCTAAATTAGCCAAGATGATCATAAACCAGATTTCTGTTTCTTGCCTCAAGTCAGATGTTTGCACATGAAAAATACTCACCCGAGTCCTTCTGGAGACCACGCAGCATGATAGACCCCTTCAGCTGTTTTGAAACCCTCCTCAACCAGGCCTTCTTGAATCATAGTTGCAGCAAGCGCATATGTCACGCCTGGCCATATCTCCCTAGATTGCATCGAGGTCATGTCCAGTGTGCCATCGGGCCACATCCCGTTCATTGCTCCCCTTTTACCATCCTTGAACTTCATTACGTTGAACGAATATATCTTTTCTAGTGCACTTTGTGACTTGTCCTTGTCAACAATTGGAGAGAGACCACAGGCTTTAGCATACCTAGAAAGAAGACATCTGGTTTGATGAGTTCATTCATTAATAGGATAAATATATTTGAAGTGCATTACGCAATGACATGTTAGAAATGTGACAGAAACAACACTTGACGCAGTACATTATGATGCATAGGAGCTCACATATACAACTGGACCTGGAGTACACCCTTGGTACATTTTCTAAAGGATTTTTTGTTCAAACGGTACTCTGATTTGTTGCTTCATCAGTAGTGTATTACTGCAATTCTGCATTATATACATGACATGACAATAACAAACATGTATGTACATCCTTCATATCGTTTTAAACAAATCTTCAGCCATTCGAAAAGCAGACTGGATAAAGTATAAATATCTACTTGATAGAAATTTGTTAGCAAAATCTGATTAACCATTTTCCCCTTCTATATAATCTAAATAAGCATAGCTGTCATTTATGACAATCTAGAAGCTCAAAGGAATCAGTATTCAGTAAATGCTAGGACAGAGGAAGCTACAAAATGAGTTACGTGCCTAGTTGTTTCTGGTATCTCTCATTACAAGAAATTGGTTGATAAGATTGGTGCAAAAAAAATTTAAACAAGGCAAAAGACTTGCAATTTTCATTAATTAAGGAGAAGAGAGTTGGTACAGATTTGGAAACCAGAACAAAGATAGCAAAGAGTAAACACATATGTACCATTGTCCAGCCAACTGATCGGCGTGGATTGAGGTGCTAACTTTAGTGCCTGCATCATCATAATTGAAGTAAGAACCATTCCACAGCTTGTCATAAACAGACTTTGCCTTCTCATACTTGTTCCAGAAAAGCTCTTCGGAAGCTTTATCTCCTACTTCGTGTGCCAAAGCCGATGCAGCCTGAAGAGCAGCCACCCAAAGACCACCACAGTATGCGCTTACACCAGCCATGGACCACACATCATAAGTTTGATCTGGAAAGTCCTCATTTTCAATCATCCCATCTTTATCTTTATCAAATTGCTCCATATATGCCATTGCCATATAAACAGATGGCCAAACAGCTCGGGCAAAAGATTTATCGCCTGTGGCCACAACATCTCTGTAAACTTGCAGTACAAACTTTGGGTTCAAGTCCTTCCATCGGTCTGTGTTATGGAGTGTGTATGCGTTCACTTTGAACCATGGGTCATATAGACCAAGATCATGAGGAACAGCACCAAGAACTTTTCTTGCGGCAAATTTTCCATCATGCAAGAGCTTGAGCTTTTCAGGATCGTGCATCATGACAGCAGCGGCAAAGTCTCTCTGAATGCTGAGTTGAAGTTTTGGAAATAGCATGATAAGTGAAAATGATGCATAGAAATGAACATCATATGTATTCCACATATAATACTCAATTCCCTCAAGGTAGAGAAACTGGCCAATGTTCTCTTCCCCCTGAAGCAAAGTTGTTCCTATGGCAGAATTTGATGCAAGAGATGCATGCATTCTTTCAAGTACTGATGCCATTTGATGAAGAATGTCAGTGGCAGTATTAGTCCGTGAAATCATCTCATTGTCATCATCTGTTTCTCCATTTGACATGTCAAGAGAAAACTTTTTTTCCCCAATGGCTGTCAAGCTTTGAATTGGTGGCAATCCATCTGTGGAGATGGTCTATGTTAATACTGATGGAAGATAGTTGTCTTCAGTTAGACGAAAACAAGTTCAGAAAAATACCTGTCCATATAGTTCCTCCGGCATTAAGATAGTAAAGTTCATTGAATAGTGTGACTGGATACCTGTTGAAGAAAATTTATGCTATGCATCAGTGTTCAGTACTCGGAAATGTTGGAGTGTGCAAGGCCAAACATACCATGCAGGAAACCTCTTGTCTTGTAGAATAGGATTCTGCCACTCCTCAATTTTCATTTCCCACGTACGATGTTCTGTTAGTTGTCCAGAGTTAAACAGTGAAATTCAGTAACAAATATAAACAAAGACAAAATATAACTACCGTAGTAATACAGTCAGATGCCTCTATTCCTACAACGAGTGATACAAATGTAAAAACTTTGGTCATGGTAATAGTTATTTGTTGTGATTACTCATTTGTCTGGTAATCAGAGGATATGTTGATGGAGTTCTCCTCAACTAGCAGCCTGGAAGAAACCAGCAGAGAACTAACCATTTTTGTCAGTTCACAATGCAACTTGGATAAAATGGCAACATTGTTTATATGTCTTTCTTTCGAAATAATACATTTTTCAATGTTACAAGGTTCTTTTATTATGCAGTGCACACTGAAGAACGGAACATTAGAAAGTTCTAGTGAGGAATTGGGTTGTACCAAGAATGGCATCATGGGCAAGGCTTGCTGCTGCATCAACATCTGTGCCGTAGAATTTTGTATAACGCCTGCAAAACCCAGGAAAGAAGTCAGTTTCAGTTTTTCTTTTTACAATTTTATATTTCTGGGAAGTAAATGTTTTGGATTCGATTCTAACCTATGGTAGGTTTTTCCACTGCAGAACTTTACTTCAGGGGAAGCCCATGCAAGCGAAAATGTCACATTCCGGGTTGCCTGGGGAGCAAGCTTAACTGAAGCTGCAATAGCTGCCCCTATTGATGTTCCTGGTCTGGAGGAAGCTGATGTTTTGACGGGATCAAGATGGTCAAAAGATCCATGCTGCCAAAACGTTAAGGAAGTTGTGTCAGCTCTTTATTAGAGAATATCAAAATCTTGACATATCAAACTGAAATATATAAGCTTAGTATGTGGCTTAGTAGCACCTTTAACAAGAATACATAAGcatgaagcaaaaaaaaaatgcaAATTGCACATTATGTGAAACTGTTATTCGGGACCTCTAAGTCTCCAACTGTAACCAGAGTCTTTCTCGAAAATCACTTGCACAGAGGCAGCTGATCAAAGATCTTTCTATCCATCAGAATCAATTGCAGTAGCCAAGAGTAACCAGTTCACTGAAAAGGATTTACTGCTCCAGACTGCTGCATAGCCACCTTTATCCTAGGTAAGAAAGATTTCTTCTTTTCTGAATAAACATCTAGACTGCTGATCAGCTTAGCCTTGCTAAGGATCTGGACGTGATTGAGTGAATTCAAACACCAATTCCATTTAACCTTTGAGTTCTTTCCTAGTTTTCCAAACCTCTTTCTGGACTCCTAGACTGAACTTCTCTGTCTCAACAGAGGTTTTTTTTTTGCCTTGTTTGCAGTTATTTTTGCGGTGGGCCACAGAACATACCGAGTCTTCCCTCTAATGATGTCACCCCGATATGTGTCCATCACAGTAAGACATTCCACAATCAAGTACGGAACACACAACATAAATTTACATGTGCAAGTAACTAAAAACTTATACAAACTCAACACAACAGTGCTGCCTGATATGTCACTCATTATCTTCCATCCAGTACACACAAACAGAGATTTGACATCCAAAGTTTGGAACTTCTTTAAAATCAACTCCATAAGGTGCAGTAGCAATGATTTgacaatttccccagaatttaaagCTAGCATGATGATGCAGCAGGGGATATTTCATCCAGTATTTTCGCAAAATATAACTATGACATGGTGAATTGAAAGTTTCTGCTCCGAAAAATAGTTCTTAACAAACCTCTTTCACTGAAGTCCACATATCTTTTGCTGTGAATTCATCAGAGCTTCCAGACATTACAAAGTAGGGGCATTCGGAGATATGAACATCCTCTTTCTCTTGTGCAGCTATGGAAAAAGTTACTGGTGGCTGTCCATTGGCAGTTCTGATCTCGGTTAAGAAAGCCGTTCATGACTGAGTTAAAGTTCACATCATCGATACCATTAAATAACAGGACACCATGCATTATATATAAATTTGAAATAGGAAATTACCTATGATGTAACAGTATACCATGCACGCCATCCTTTTCTCTGTCAACATTATATTGATGAAAATATAAATCCAACTATTTATTCAATAACAAGGTTGAAAATAAGACATATATTTCCATTCATCTTACATCATGCTCGAATTAGAATGGTAGCCTGTGAGTTCAGATTTTCCACCAACAGAGTTCTGCAGAGATATAAACTTATGTTCAAGTTCAAAGGTCCAAAAGTAGAAGAGAATTGCACAATATCAAATACAAACTTACAGCCCATGTGAAAAGCAAAGTCACATCAGCAGCTGTGTTTCCTGAATTTGTTACCTGTTTTCAATAAAAGTCAGATTAGATGTACTGGTGTGGTGTGTGTATCATCAAGCTGAAACCAAAACAAAATCTCAAACTAATTGAAATCTATTATTAAAAAGTGCATGTAAGGAAATCCATGGGAAGTATCATATTACTGTGAAAGTGAATACTGCAGCGGGGTAGCTGCTTTCTTGATAATTGTGTGGAATAATTGGAGAAATCTGACGGCACACTATCTTGAGATCCGGGTCAGGTTCTCCTAGTAGACCATAATGCAAAGTTACAAAAAAAATAACTATAGTTACTTAGGAAATATTTATATGGTTATTGCAACAATACCATCATAAACAGTCCAGGCCCTAGGGTAAAGTGCATGATACGTAGATTTCTGTCCACTCAGGTTCCAGTCCCAGGATCCAATCCCTGAAATGTTAGTTCCTCTGCATTTAAGAAAAAGTTCTAAGGAATGTTTTCCATATAATTGAAAAAAATACGTTCAAATGCTACATTTCACATATTATATAGGCTAACTCCATGCTTAAATATCAAATTAAGAAAAACATTTGATAAACTTACTTTGGCAGATCCGGTTTCCCAGGATGCAACACTGTCGAGTATTTTCTACCGCCTTCGCGGGAAATAAAGGCCTAAAAGTGAGAATGTTACATTAAATCTACTCAAATATCATGCCAATGTAAAGTTTCGCGTTTTGCCATATTTATTTTTatttaatactccctccattcaagGCTTATCTTTTTTTCAAAAGTTTGACAGATATTCATATGGATGTTCATACTCCCTCcaggtaaag
It includes:
- the LOC127294018 gene encoding uncharacterized protein isoform X1, with the protein product MEKNGVHEPPTGVSWNSSPSQSDVGSEKVDPGQIPELTWEHKLSTVTYDLPSFGVTWREGRQMAGLGFRLLRHIIEETSKGRVAIIDPTKKRTAKSGQGVPLGGIGAGSIGRSCKGEFQRWQLYPGACEDKPVMANQFSAFISREGGRKYSTVLHPGKPDLPKGTNISGIGSWDWNLSGQKSTYHALYPRAWTVYDGEPDPDLKIVCRQISPIIPHNYQESSYPAAVFTFTVTNSGNTAADVTLLFTWANSVGGKSELTGYHSNSSMIEKDGVHGILLHHRTANGQPPVTFSIAAQEKEDVHISECPYFVMSGSSDEFTAKDMWTSVKEHGSFDHLDPVKTSASSRPGTSIGAAIAASVKLAPQATRNVTFSLAWASPEVKFCSGKTYHRRYTKFYGTDVDAAASLAHDAILEHRTWEMKIEEWQNPILQDKRFPAWYPVTLFNELYYLNAGGTIWTDGLPPIQSLTAIGEKKFSLDMSNGETDDDNEMISRTNTATDILHQMASVLERMHASLASNSAIGTTLLQGEENIGQFLYLEGIEYYMWNTYDVHFYASFSLIMLFPKLQLSIQRDFAAAVMMHDPEKLKLLHDGKFAARKVLGAVPHDLGLYDPWFKVNAYTLHNTDRWKDLNPKFVLQVYRDVVATGDKSFARAVWPSVYMAMAYMEQFDKDKDGMIENEDFPDQTYDVWSMAGVSAYCGGLWVAALQAASALAHEVGDKASEELFWNKYEKAKSVYDKLWNGSYFNYDDAGTKVSTSIHADQLAGQWYAKACGLSPIVDKDKSQSALEKIYSFNVMKFKDGKRGAMNGMWPDGTLDMTSMQSREIWPGVTYALAATMIQEGLVEEGFKTAEGVYHAAWSPEGLGYAFQTPESWNNDDGYRSLCYMRPLAIWSIQWALSTPKLHKEPETDVTQDSFPKNQFSYARVAKLLQLPEDDSSKSYLRVLYEIVRSRFSS
- the LOC127294018 gene encoding uncharacterized protein isoform X2, yielding MICHPLGLHGGRDVRWLVLVFVFFATSLKKLQKDELLLLIPRRSALPNLVRVFHLAALGSIGRSCKGEFQRWQLYPGACEDKPVMANQFSAFISREGGRKYSTVLHPGKPDLPKGTNISGIGSWDWNLSGQKSTYHALYPRAWTVYDGEPDPDLKIVCRQISPIIPHNYQESSYPAAVFTFTVTNSGNTAADVTLLFTWANSVGGKSELTGYHSNSSMIEKDGVHGILLHHRTANGQPPVTFSIAAQEKEDVHISECPYFVMSGSSDEFTAKDMWTSVKEHGSFDHLDPVKTSASSRPGTSIGAAIAASVKLAPQATRNVTFSLAWASPEVKFCSGKTYHRRYTKFYGTDVDAAASLAHDAILEHRTWEMKIEEWQNPILQDKRFPAWYPVTLFNELYYLNAGGTIWTDGLPPIQSLTAIGEKKFSLDMSNGETDDDNEMISRTNTATDILHQMASVLERMHASLASNSAIGTTLLQGEENIGQFLYLEGIEYYMWNTYDVHFYASFSLIMLFPKLQLSIQRDFAAAVMMHDPEKLKLLHDGKFAARKVLGAVPHDLGLYDPWFKVNAYTLHNTDRWKDLNPKFVLQVYRDVVATGDKSFARAVWPSVYMAMAYMEQFDKDKDGMIENEDFPDQTYDVWSMAGVSAYCGGLWVAALQAASALAHEVGDKASEELFWNKYEKAKSVYDKLWNGSYFNYDDAGTKVSTSIHADQLAGQWYAKACGLSPIVDKDKSQSALEKIYSFNVMKFKDGKRGAMNGMWPDGTLDMTSMQSREIWPGVTYALAATMIQEGLVEEGFKTAEGVYHAAWSPEGLGYAFQTPESWNNDDGYRSLCYMRPLAIWSIQWALSTPKLHKEPETDVTQDSFPKNQFSYARVAKLLQLPEDDSSKSYLRVLYEIVRSRFSS